One genomic segment of Drosophila melanogaster chromosome 3R includes these proteins:
- the CG14877 gene encoding uncharacterized protein, whose amino-acid sequence MLLVLLLVGLVFGPKDCVATCREEPARDCEAICDANGRNCTIRALVLLPDDNMYQASLPRVLPILKVAEQQIRSKSLIPSHIDFEWLAHDTKCDASLGVIKAMDGIIKQCAQVIFGPVCDYSLAAVSRITKYFNSQGTPLISVGGSTYDFEQKKTDCNDEFYMLLRTGMLSFETISELTINVMKRHNWSHSIFYYERDGQRSVAGMHTCFLMMKSLGKQMRNENMTFAQFPLEPNLTNRTEEMRREIGNKHASK is encoded by the exons ATGCTCCTTGTCCTACTGCTTGTTGGCCTGGTTTTTGGCCCCAAGGATTGTGTGGCCACTTGCCGCGAGGAGCCAGCCCGCGATTGTGAGGCTATTTGCGATGCGAATGGCAGAAACTGCACCATTCGGGCATTAGTCCTTCTGCCCGATGATAATATGTACCAGGCATCCCTACCGCGTGTCCTACCAATCCTTAAAGTGGCCGAGCAGCAGATCCGGTCCAAGTCCTTGATTCCTTCGCACATCGATTTCGAGTGGCTGGCCCACGATACCAAGTGTGATGCCTCCCTCGGCGTGATTAAGGCCATGGATGGCATTATCAAACAGTGCGCCCAGGTGATCTTTGGACCCGTCTGCGATTATTCCTTGG CTGCAGTAAGCCGGATTACCAAGTATTTCAATAGCCAGGGCACCCCACTCATATCAGTTGGAGGTTCCACCTATGACTTTGAGCAGAAGAAAACCGATTGCAATGACGAGTTCTATATGCTGTTGCGCACGGGAATGCTGAGTTTCGAGACGATTTCCGAGCTGACCATAAACGTGATGAAGCG ACACAACTGGTCGCATTCCATCTTCTACTATGAACGGGATGGCCAGCGAAGTGTGGCCGGAATGCACACCTGCTTTCTCATGATGAAATCCCTGGGAAAACAAATGCGTAACGAGAACATGACATTCGCCCAGTTTCCACTTGAGCCCAACTTGACAAATCGCACGGAGGAAATGCGCCGAGAAATTGGCAATAAACATGCAAGTAAGTAA